A stretch of Cryptococcus decagattii chromosome 7, complete sequence DNA encodes these proteins:
- a CDS encoding cutinase palindrome-binding protein: MSLLAESLAGAKYMVVTNDDRESSTNGAAEFLRRKRWPEILLKELVGSAVFCLKPTLSYGSGQYQNGGAWSWKMIYSSPSVYEMLGRRPVDLEGKDFFDLVLVDDHPQLQTFFNSLLAPPLLNVEPALLSPQGPDTLGGSQTTYVRMLSAAPGSSRSDSDSGSCNRQRSLSQSNYGTPVGRSLGPVVWEIRAHATGVGEDLNEAGRSGETSRMTADGPVVPGIGEGDDKHKAIWLMARQVGDAMNEDQKSLEAFMDVKLENERLLAELQELEEELGVRLEDSTNNNQSASTPSSRSSTDTPPGGDKNKNKVGRPAKTNTKPSTSGHKRQKSSTGVPIGGSEGETMHVCVTCGRTDSPEWRKGPLGPKTLCNACGLRWAKRNSIQIPKKDKQPP; encoded by the exons ATGTCCCTCCTCGCCGAGTCTCTCGCAGGGGCGAAATACATGGTTGTCACCAATGATGATCGCGAATCATCCACCAACGGTGCCGCCGAG TTCTTgcgaagaaaaagatggcCAGAGATATTATTGAAAGAGCTTGTGGGATCTGCGGTGTTCTGCCTCAAACCAACGCTCAGTTATGGCAGCGGGCAATATCAGAATGGCGGAGCTTGGAGCTGGAAG ATGATCTACAGTTCCCCATCAGTGTATGAGATGCTGGGTCGAAGGCCAGTTGATctggaagggaaagattTCTTTGACCTTGTTCTCG TCGACGACCATCCTCAACTTCAAACATTTTTCAATAGCCTACTCgcacctcctcttctcaatGTCGAGCCAGCGCTTCTTTCACCTCAAGGGCCCGATACCCTTGGTGGAAGTCAAACAACATACGTCAGGATGCTCTCTGCTGCGCCCGGGTCCTCAAGATCAGACTCGGATTCTGGATCCTGTAATAGACAACGTTCTCTCTCTCAATCCAACTACGGCACACCTGTAGGTCGTTCATTAGGACCGGTCGTATGGGAAATCAGGGCCCATGCGACCGGTGTCGGGGAAGACCTGAATGAAGCAGGGAGAAGTGGGGAAACTTCGCGGATGACAGCAGATGGTCCCGTCGTCCCGGGTATCGGAGAAGGCGATGACAAACATAAAGCTATCTGGCTTATGGCGCGACAAGTGGGCGACGCAATGAATGAAGATCAAAAATCACTCGAAGCGTTTATGGACGTGAAACTGGAGAATGAGCGGTTACTAGCAGAATTACAAGAACTCGAAGAAGAATTAGGAGTGAGACTTGAGGATTCGACAAACAACAACCAATCTGCATCGACACCGTCTTCTCGTTCCTCGACAGATACTCCACCAGGTGGAGACAAGAATAAGAACAAAGTTGGACGCCCCGCGAAAACAAATACTAAGCCTTCTACTTCCGGGCACAAGAGACAGAAATCTAGCACAGGGGTTCCAATAGGAGGGTCAGAGGGAGAGACAATGCATGTATGCGTTACATGCGGAAGGACGGATAGTCCAGAATGGAGAAAGGGGCCACTGGGGCCGAAAACGCTTTGCAAC GCCTGTGGACTCAGGTGGGCAAAGCGAAATTCGATTCAGATTCCCAAAAAAGACAAGCAACCGCCTTGA